The following coding sequences lie in one Bacillota bacterium genomic window:
- the aroC gene encoding chorismate synthase, with translation MLRFLTAGESHGPCLTAIIEGMPAGLPISTAEINEQLTRRQGGYGRGGRMCIEQDQVQILSGVRGGRTLGSPITLLITNRDWPNWAEIMAPETGARLEERVVSRPRPGHADLSGAVKYRQADIRNILERASARETAARVAVGSVARQLLATLEIAVAGWVVRIGGVDYAVSEYTPTLIKQARLSPVYCPDAEASQRMMVEIDAAKAAGDTVGGLFEVVVFGLPMGLGSHVHWDRRLDGRLAGALMSIPGVKGVEVGLGFRAAQLHGSAVHDEIFYSPERGFYRETNRAGGLEGGMTNGEPVVLRAAMKPIPTLVKPLRSVDLVTKEPQEAAFERSDVCAVPAASVVGEAVVAWEIAQAVVEKFSHDTLAELAESWGKYRDYLRQV, from the coding sequence GTGTTGCGTTTCTTAACCGCTGGCGAGTCCCACGGCCCATGCTTAACAGCCATCATTGAAGGAATGCCAGCTGGTCTGCCTATATCTACGGCAGAAATCAACGAGCAGTTAACCCGCCGTCAGGGGGGATACGGCCGTGGTGGGCGGATGTGCATTGAGCAGGACCAGGTGCAGATCTTGTCTGGAGTACGCGGGGGGCGGACCCTGGGCAGCCCGATTACTTTGTTGATCACTAATCGAGACTGGCCGAACTGGGCCGAGATCATGGCTCCTGAAACCGGTGCCCGGTTGGAAGAGCGGGTGGTCAGTCGGCCCCGACCTGGTCATGCTGATTTGAGCGGAGCGGTAAAGTACCGGCAGGCTGATATCCGGAATATCCTGGAAAGGGCCAGTGCGCGGGAAACTGCGGCCCGGGTCGCGGTAGGCAGTGTTGCCCGTCAGCTGTTGGCGACGCTGGAGATTGCTGTTGCGGGTTGGGTTGTCCGCATAGGCGGGGTTGATTATGCGGTGAGCGAATATACCCCGACACTGATCAAACAGGCGCGGCTGTCACCGGTTTACTGTCCCGATGCCGAGGCCAGCCAGCGGATGATGGTGGAGATCGACGCCGCTAAAGCGGCGGGGGACACCGTAGGCGGTTTGTTTGAAGTGGTGGTGTTTGGCTTGCCGATGGGTTTGGGCAGCCATGTGCACTGGGACCGGCGCTTGGACGGGAGGCTGGCTGGGGCCCTCATGAGCATTCCCGGTGTAAAAGGGGTGGAAGTCGGCCTGGGGTTTCGGGCGGCCCAACTTCACGGTTCGGCTGTTCATGACGAGATTTTTTACTCGCCGGAGCGTGGCTTCTACCGCGAAACGAATCGAGCCGGCGGGCTCGAGGGAGGGATGACCAACGGGGAACCGGTGGTGCTCCGGGCAGCCATGAAGCCGATTCCGACCCTGGTTAAGCCGCTGCGCAGCGTGGACCTGGTCACAAAAGAGCCGCAGGAGGCGGCCTTCGAACGGTCGGACGTTTGTGCCGTGCCGGCAGCCAGTGTGGTTGGGGAAGCGGTGGTAGCCTGGGAAATCGCGCAAGCCGTGGTGGAAAAATTTTCCCATGATACCCTGGCTGAGCTTGCAGAAAGCTGGGGAAAATACCGTGACTATCTGAGGCAGGTGTGA
- a CDS encoding 3-dehydroquinate synthase encodes MISLPLNLGPSSYEILLGQGLLGDLGKFLQPLVTGRQILVVSNPTVAELYGQPVVDSLAQAGFQVVTVLVPDGEEAKSLTVAGSLYDRLVEAQFARDSVVVALGGGVVGDLAGFIAATYQRGVNFVQVPTTLLAQVDSSVGGKVAINHQRGKNLIGAFYQPRLVVADLNTLNTLPPRELQAGLAEVIKYGVIWDEDFFIFLEDHLPAILNKRPAELLEVVRRSCAIKAQVVERDEREHGLRAILNFGHTVGHAVETVTGYQKYRHGEAVAVGMAAAAYLAEDLGRWSSKETTRLIGLLRRTGLPTAVPELEPAVLRRALEHDKKIASGQIRFVLPHHLGRVEVVGGLPEAALMAALTRVCSVVG; translated from the coding sequence ATGATCAGTCTACCCCTTAACCTGGGGCCTTCCAGTTACGAGATTTTGCTCGGACAGGGCCTGCTCGGTGACCTGGGAAAATTTCTCCAACCCCTGGTCACCGGCCGGCAGATCCTGGTGGTCAGTAACCCCACCGTGGCGGAACTGTACGGCCAACCGGTGGTGGACAGCCTGGCGCAGGCGGGATTCCAGGTGGTGACCGTCCTGGTACCAGACGGGGAAGAAGCTAAAAGTCTGACGGTCGCTGGTTCTCTGTATGACCGGCTGGTGGAGGCGCAGTTTGCCCGGGACTCGGTGGTGGTGGCCTTGGGCGGCGGAGTGGTTGGCGATCTGGCCGGCTTCATCGCGGCCACCTATCAGCGGGGCGTCAACTTTGTGCAGGTCCCGACCACCTTACTGGCCCAGGTAGACAGCAGTGTAGGAGGAAAGGTGGCGATCAACCATCAACGGGGGAAAAACCTGATCGGCGCTTTTTATCAACCCCGGCTGGTGGTTGCTGACCTAAATACTCTGAATACCCTGCCGCCGCGTGAGTTGCAGGCGGGGCTGGCCGAAGTAATCAAATACGGGGTGATCTGGGACGAAGACTTTTTTATTTTTTTAGAGGACCATTTACCCGCGATCCTGAACAAACGTCCTGCTGAATTATTGGAGGTTGTCCGGCGTTCGTGTGCCATCAAGGCGCAAGTGGTGGAACGGGATGAACGTGAACATGGCTTGCGGGCGATCTTGAACTTTGGCCACACCGTCGGCCACGCCGTCGAAACAGTCACGGGCTATCAGAAATATCGGCACGGCGAAGCTGTCGCCGTGGGCATGGCGGCGGCGGCCTACCTGGCAGAGGACCTGGGCCGGTGGAGTAGCAAAGAGACCACGCGGTTGATTGGCTTATTGAGAAGGACTGGATTGCCCACCGCTGTACCTGAGCTTGAACCGGCTGTCCTCCGCCGCGCTCTGGAACACGACAAAAAAATCGCCAGCGGCCAGATCCGCTTTGTTTTACCGCATCATTTGGGACGGGTGGAAGTGGTGGGGGGTCTGCCAGAAGCCGCCTTGATGGCGGCCCTGACGCGGGTTTGTTCGGTTGTTGGATAA
- a CDS encoding type II transport protein, translated as MLGPTRSTEMGYTFIEVTAVLLISSLIFLLVAPRFVHGLADYQLQKSAEALVWQLRHERQAAIAEGTAHQIEFFVFGNKYRLFQPTLRDVPLDAGIEYAYISLPKDQFGRLTLIFNPLGTPNVGGTIALKNKYNQYRYVVVAPVIGRVRLSDTPP; from the coding sequence ATGCTTGGCCCGACCAGGTCAACTGAAATGGGCTATACCTTTATTGAAGTAACTGCTGTGCTCTTGATCAGCAGTTTAATTTTTCTTTTAGTCGCCCCCAGGTTTGTTCATGGCTTGGCTGACTATCAGCTACAGAAGAGCGCGGAAGCTTTAGTCTGGCAGTTGCGTCATGAACGACAGGCGGCGATCGCCGAAGGAACAGCGCATCAAATCGAATTCTTTGTCTTTGGCAACAAGTATCGTCTTTTTCAGCCGACGCTGCGCGATGTTCCCCTGGATGCTGGTATTGAATACGCATATATTTCCCTGCCTAAAGATCAATTCGGTCGGCTCACCTTGATCTTCAATCCCTTAGGCACTCCCAATGTAGGCGGGACGATCGCCCTGAAGAACAAATACAATCAATATCGGTACGTGGTGGTCGCGCCAGTGATCGGTCGCGTGCGCCTGTCTGATACTCCTCCCTAA
- a CDS encoding shikimate dehydrogenase, with protein sequence MVRYFGKERNQELLSLTANTRLLGLLGYPVEHSLSAVMHNRAFTHLGLDCVYLPFSVQPANLAAAVEAIRALGMLGANVTIPHKEKVMDYLDEVTEDAQAAGAVNTIHHQRGRLVGHNTDGLGFIRSMQEETGLSPQKKTIVLVGAGGAARGVGVALGRSGARLIYIANRTIERAARVAQDIQDNSGVSVEIVELSPVKLKPVLEQAQILVHASAVGMHPHADVPPLVPPELLHQGLLVCDLVYRPRETSLIKAAQQRGCRVLPGWGMLVYQGAAAFELWLGQPAPVEVMRAAVLEHLG encoded by the coding sequence ATGGTACGTTATTTTGGAAAGGAGAGAAACCAGGAATTGCTATCGCTAACCGCCAATACCCGGCTGCTTGGTCTGCTCGGCTATCCGGTTGAACATTCCCTGTCGGCAGTGATGCACAACCGTGCTTTTACGCATTTGGGTTTAGACTGCGTCTATTTGCCTTTTTCTGTCCAGCCGGCCAATTTAGCTGCAGCCGTGGAAGCCATTCGGGCGCTCGGGATGCTGGGGGCCAATGTGACTATTCCCCACAAAGAAAAGGTCATGGATTATCTGGATGAGGTGACCGAGGATGCTCAGGCCGCCGGGGCTGTGAACACCATCCATCATCAGCGCGGGCGACTGGTGGGACACAATACCGATGGCCTCGGGTTTATTCGCTCAATGCAGGAGGAAACTGGCCTTTCTCCCCAAAAGAAAACTATTGTCTTGGTGGGAGCGGGCGGAGCGGCCCGCGGGGTTGGTGTCGCTTTGGGACGCAGCGGGGCCAGGTTGATCTACATCGCGAATCGCACCATAGAACGAGCGGCCAGGGTAGCGCAAGATATCCAGGACAATTCAGGAGTTTCCGTGGAAATAGTCGAACTGTCGCCGGTAAAACTAAAACCGGTCTTGGAGCAGGCGCAGATTCTGGTACATGCCTCTGCAGTCGGGATGCATCCCCACGCCGACGTGCCGCCACTGGTACCACCGGAACTGTTACACCAGGGACTACTGGTTTGTGACCTTGTCTACCGACCGCGGGAAACCTCGTTAATCAAGGCAGCCCAACAGCGCGGGTGCCGGGTTTTGCCGGGCTGGGGGATGCTGGTTTACCAGGGAGCAGCGGCCTTTGAACTGTGGCTTGGTCAGCCAGCTCCCGTCGAGGTGATGCGTGCTGCTGTCCTCGAACACCTTGGCTAG
- a CDS encoding MerR family transcriptional regulator, giving the protein MSEQSTGKADGQSGSNARVRRTIKPVEKKTETLTIQQMSQILQVEPSTLRFWEKEFAEYLHINTKGKRRRYNQQHLEILTQIKELLQTEQYTIKGAKRRLELDRSLASALGVENNLKTTIFFMFSAIMQELQAAREESRHLARQLELLRNEKTAIEERLAVEQSKSLLEFLRDKFQARKGAEPEFTER; this is encoded by the coding sequence ATGAGCGAGCAGTCGACTGGGAAAGCAGACGGTCAGAGTGGTAGCAATGCGCGGGTTAGAAGAACGATTAAACCGGTTGAAAAGAAGACAGAAACCTTAACGATTCAGCAAATGAGTCAAATCCTGCAGGTTGAGCCGAGCACCCTGCGGTTTTGGGAGAAGGAGTTTGCCGAATATCTGCATATAAATACCAAGGGAAAGCGGCGTCGCTACAACCAGCAACATTTAGAGATATTGACCCAGATTAAAGAGTTGCTACAAACCGAGCAATACACGATCAAGGGGGCAAAGCGGCGGCTGGAGCTTGACCGGTCTTTAGCTAGTGCCCTGGGGGTAGAAAATAATCTGAAGACCACGATTTTCTTCATGTTTTCGGCAATCATGCAGGAACTGCAGGCTGCCCGGGAAGAGAGCCGCCACCTGGCCCGTCAGCTGGAGTTGCTACGGAACGAAAAGACGGCGATCGAAGAGCGCCTGGCCGTGGAGCAGAGTAAGAGCCTGCTTGAATTCCTGCGGGATAAGTTTCAGGCCAGAAAGGGAGCAGAACCAGAGTTTACTGAACGCTAG
- a CDS encoding shikimate kinase, with product MNDNIVLIGFMGTGKTAVGRRLAKELGKKFIDTDKEVEKATGLTVAQVFAKYGETRFRSEEALVIRKVVEETNCVIAAGGGVVLRRENVELLRSAGVVICLTADPAVIHERVKRRNNRPLLKKDKSLKRIEELLRERNGLYQVADYYLDTTHASVEELVQQIIDYLRQGGGQNDQSTP from the coding sequence ATGAATGACAATATCGTTCTGATCGGTTTTATGGGAACGGGAAAGACCGCCGTAGGACGGCGCCTGGCGAAGGAACTGGGTAAGAAGTTTATTGATACGGATAAAGAGGTGGAAAAAGCCACCGGGTTAACGGTGGCGCAGGTTTTTGCCAAATACGGGGAAACCCGCTTCCGTTCGGAAGAGGCTTTGGTGATCCGCAAGGTGGTGGAGGAGACCAACTGCGTGATTGCTGCCGGGGGTGGAGTTGTCCTGCGGCGGGAGAATGTCGAACTGCTGCGGTCAGCCGGGGTGGTGATCTGTCTGACTGCCGACCCGGCAGTGATTCACGAGCGGGTTAAACGGCGGAATAACCGTCCACTACTGAAAAAAGACAAGTCATTGAAACGGATCGAAGAGCTCTTGCGGGAGCGGAACGGCCTTTACCAGGTGGCCGACTACTACCTTGACACTACCCACGCCAGTGTGGAGGAATTGGTCCAACAGATCATCGACTATCTCAGACAAGGTGGTGGACAGAATGATCAGTCTACCCCTTAA